In one Lolium rigidum isolate FL_2022 chromosome 3, APGP_CSIRO_Lrig_0.1, whole genome shotgun sequence genomic region, the following are encoded:
- the LOC124704406 gene encoding uncharacterized protein LOC124704406: protein MAAAVGVWFAKFARETAPAADAEVVGRPHQGCGDGMLEVESVKKGGAQIQERRRRNSGVLSNSEATVCLLMDRFAPA from the coding sequence ATGGCTGCCGCCGTCGGTGTTTGGTTCGCCAAGTTTGCCCGGGAGACGGCGCCGGCGGCCGATGCCGAAGTCGTCGGCCGGCCTCACCAGGGCTGCGGCGACGGCATGCTCGAGGTGGAGAGCGTGAAGAAGGGCGGCGCCCAGAtccaggagaggaggaggaggaacagcggCGTCCTCTCCAACTCCGAGGCCACGGTGTGCCTGCTCATGGACCGCTTCGCGCCGGCTTGA